In Acaryochloris marina S15, a single genomic region encodes these proteins:
- a CDS encoding TonB-dependent receptor domain-containing protein: MSIKPSLNIIYIFVGVIGTSLGTLATTTHASQSPSTTLDSSQLNSGQWTSRSYKVEQIAPSPNKSDHHIAQTESVPISVITQITLVPTEGGVNIVLNVANGDALQVTPSGSGSTFIADIEAAQLNLSTGQIFEENNPIAGIRSVSVMPIDINRVRVTVIGDQTELSHQIQPDSQTLILSINTQETAETSNSTETSPAENPSSEEDDLEIVVTATRTEEALADVPRAVTIISREQLEQEALLSNDLTSTLGKFVPGFGPPTADGRTRVQDLRGRPAQILIDSIPQTGNASFDTELSAIDPSVIERIEVVRGPSAVFGDGATGGVINILTRAPVEEGIQGQLGLTLRPDFEHLSENGFGFKVDTSLSGKQGKFDFLVGAAFDLDGAIFDGEGDRIPPDGLTSNNNTINVFTKAGIDITDDQRLQVSYNFFQNDFASDFISNPIVLATPGEQDAEALRVGPITFDDSPSQTIQNLNLTYRHQNLFGAELRTQAYLRKTDLTQIPGDIRNLFPVGTPPFLPAITQTNLDSLEVGGRFQLDTPITDRFKILWGADLSYEENEQFFNSLDPVDFDLNRQARVIGTATQSPFYTVRSIGAFSQLTWDVVDQLSLTGGIRYENIRLSVDDYAASPFANFGVAPPAQIQGGVINTDDVVFNAGAVFKATEEVNIYANFAQGFSIPGVGVTLGLARFGNSVANSLNLEPQKVNSYELGVKANFDTVKLSLAGFLSTSSLGSSLVVDNVGLTSIVRAPQRNYGIEFTADWQPSDTWTLGTVFTWNEGESDPDDDGIFTALSSLDVQPIHATVYVENETLPGWRNRIQALFVGGRDRAFNDTIDQFQVEGYTVFDVFSTVNLGPGKLQLAIQNLFDTQYVPVSSQERLGIQELRRFPGQGRTYSIRYSFEF; this comes from the coding sequence ATGAGTATTAAACCATCTTTGAATATCATTTATATTTTTGTGGGTGTTATAGGGACATCTCTAGGGACTCTGGCTACTACTACCCATGCATCTCAGTCTCCATCAACTACCCTTGACTCATCCCAATTAAACTCGGGTCAATGGACAAGCAGGAGCTATAAGGTTGAACAAATAGCTCCGTCCCCAAATAAGTCTGATCACCATATCGCCCAAACTGAGTCCGTACCCATTTCCGTGATTACGCAGATTACCCTCGTCCCAACTGAAGGTGGGGTCAATATTGTGTTAAATGTTGCCAACGGTGATGCCTTGCAGGTGACGCCTTCTGGGAGCGGGTCAACATTTATCGCAGATATTGAAGCGGCCCAGCTCAATTTATCCACTGGGCAAATCTTCGAAGAAAACAACCCTATTGCAGGCATACGCTCAGTGTCTGTTATGCCCATAGACATCAATCGTGTACGGGTGACCGTTATTGGTGATCAGACAGAATTAAGTCACCAAATTCAACCAGACTCTCAGACTCTCATATTGAGTATCAACACCCAGGAAACAGCCGAGACTTCAAACTCTACCGAAACTTCACCTGCGGAGAATCCCTCCAGCGAAGAGGATGATTTAGAAATTGTCGTCACAGCTACTCGAACGGAGGAGGCCCTGGCAGATGTTCCCCGTGCCGTCACCATCATTAGCCGTGAACAGTTAGAGCAAGAAGCCCTGTTGAGCAATGACCTGACTTCAACCCTGGGCAAGTTTGTACCTGGCTTTGGACCGCCAACAGCGGATGGTCGGACTCGGGTACAGGATTTAAGAGGTCGCCCTGCTCAAATCCTGATTGATAGCATCCCCCAAACAGGGAATGCGTCCTTTGACACAGAGTTATCCGCGATTGATCCATCCGTCATTGAGCGGATTGAAGTGGTTAGAGGACCCAGCGCTGTTTTTGGCGATGGTGCAACGGGTGGGGTCATCAATATTCTGACTCGCGCCCCAGTAGAGGAAGGCATTCAGGGACAATTAGGACTCACACTTCGCCCTGATTTTGAACACTTATCGGAGAATGGGTTTGGCTTCAAAGTGGATACTAGCCTATCAGGTAAGCAAGGAAAATTCGATTTTCTAGTCGGGGCGGCATTTGATTTAGATGGCGCTATCTTTGATGGTGAAGGCGATCGTATTCCACCTGACGGTTTAACCTCGAACAACAACACCATTAACGTGTTTACAAAAGCAGGTATTGATATTACAGATGATCAACGCCTGCAAGTCTCCTACAACTTCTTTCAGAACGATTTTGCCAGCGATTTTATTTCCAATCCAATTGTTCTGGCAACCCCAGGAGAGCAAGATGCTGAGGCATTGAGAGTAGGGCCGATCACGTTTGATGATAGCCCGTCCCAAACCATTCAAAATCTCAATTTAACCTACCGCCATCAAAATTTATTTGGAGCTGAATTACGGACCCAGGCTTACCTTCGCAAAACTGATTTGACCCAAATCCCAGGTGATATTCGCAATCTCTTTCCCGTTGGTACACCCCCGTTCTTGCCTGCCATTACGCAAACCAATTTAGATTCCCTAGAAGTAGGGGGACGGTTTCAGCTCGATACACCCATTACAGATCGCTTCAAAATCCTCTGGGGTGCTGATCTGTCCTATGAAGAGAATGAGCAGTTTTTCAATTCTCTAGATCCAGTAGATTTTGACCTCAATCGCCAGGCCCGAGTGATCGGTACGGCAACCCAATCCCCGTTTTATACCGTACGCAGTATCGGTGCGTTTAGCCAACTAACCTGGGATGTTGTGGATCAGCTATCCCTCACTGGCGGAATTCGATACGAAAATATTCGCTTGTCCGTCGATGACTATGCTGCCAGCCCCTTTGCAAATTTTGGAGTTGCTCCACCTGCCCAAATCCAAGGAGGAGTGATCAATACCGATGATGTGGTCTTCAATGCGGGGGCGGTATTTAAAGCAACGGAGGAAGTGAACATCTATGCAAACTTTGCCCAAGGATTTTCGATTCCTGGTGTTGGGGTAACGCTAGGGCTCGCCCGATTTGGCAATAGTGTGGCTAACAGCCTCAATCTAGAACCTCAAAAAGTTAACAGCTATGAGCTGGGTGTTAAAGCCAACTTTGATACGGTTAAGCTTAGTCTGGCTGGCTTTTTGAGTACCTCTTCTCTAGGTTCTTCGCTAGTGGTTGACAATGTAGGGCTGACTTCTATTGTGCGGGCACCTCAACGGAACTATGGCATTGAATTCACCGCAGATTGGCAGCCCAGCGACACATGGACCCTAGGGACCGTTTTTACCTGGAATGAGGGCGAATCAGATCCAGACGATGATGGTATCTTTACAGCCCTTAGCTCCCTGGACGTCCAGCCCATTCACGCAACGGTCTATGTTGAGAATGAGACCCTACCCGGCTGGCGCAATCGGATTCAAGCTTTATTTGTGGGGGGACGAGATCGAGCCTTTAATGACACGATCGATCAGTTTCAAGTAGAGGGTTACACGGTTTTCGATGTCTTCAGTACTGTGAACTTAGGACCTGGAAAGCTACAGCTCGCCATCCAAAACTTATTTGATACCCAATATGTGCCTGTGAGTTCCCAAGAACGTCTGGGTATTCAGGAATTAAGACGCTTTCCCGGCCAAGGTCGGACTTATAGCATTCGCTATAGTTTTGAGTTTTAG
- a CDS encoding AraC family transcriptional regulator, with product MTFTLNTANWDELQEQTSLSPINDLAWEGWIVEGVPEYLGRGYSRELELHPGIWLACSDRLFYQDFEQKVPVHPHLVQCSVMLTGQEHSDRYPTFDPERGYFSGSGIAPSFTEQVWRSQRQMELHIHLIPDIFAEFYAGLKNANTALLKLLLKQEGWKVSFFPPVTLAARQLAQQIWQAPFWGATQQLYLQDKVYELLTLQLQPLLADTNLIHSAPGRKAETITRIYHAQEILQSRLEQPPGFLELAKQVGVSDRTLRRGFQDLFGTTVVGYLTQQRMQQAEQRLRAGNCTVAEVANQVGYAHLGRFSAGFKRQFGITPSQCLAGKIQAQ from the coding sequence ATGACTTTCACGCTCAACACAGCGAACTGGGATGAACTCCAAGAGCAGACTTCTCTCTCCCCAATCAATGATTTGGCGTGGGAAGGATGGATCGTTGAAGGTGTACCAGAATATCTGGGGCGAGGCTATAGTCGAGAGCTAGAACTGCACCCTGGCATCTGGTTAGCCTGTTCAGATCGCCTTTTTTATCAGGATTTTGAACAGAAAGTGCCCGTTCATCCGCATTTGGTGCAGTGTAGTGTGATGCTCACAGGTCAGGAACACAGTGATCGCTATCCCACTTTTGACCCAGAGCGAGGGTATTTCTCGGGTAGTGGGATTGCACCTTCATTTACCGAGCAAGTCTGGCGATCTCAACGCCAGATGGAGCTCCACATCCACCTTATACCAGACATCTTCGCGGAATTTTATGCGGGTTTGAAAAATGCAAATACTGCACTATTGAAGCTACTGCTCAAACAAGAGGGCTGGAAAGTTTCGTTTTTCCCACCCGTAACCCTAGCTGCTCGGCAACTGGCACAACAAATCTGGCAGGCTCCTTTCTGGGGGGCAACTCAGCAACTATATTTACAGGATAAGGTATATGAGTTGCTGACACTTCAGCTTCAGCCCCTATTAGCAGACACAAATCTGATCCACTCAGCCCCAGGACGCAAAGCAGAAACTATTACCAGGATTTATCATGCCCAAGAGATTTTGCAGTCTCGGTTAGAGCAGCCTCCAGGATTTCTGGAGCTAGCTAAGCAGGTGGGGGTGAGCGATCGGACATTACGACGGGGCTTCCAAGACTTGTTTGGTACAACCGTTGTCGGCTATCTAACTCAGCAGCGCATGCAGCAGGCCGAGCAGCGTTTACGGGCTGGAAACTGCACAGTAGCAGAGGTAGCAAATCAAGTAGGCTATGCCCACTTAGGCCGTTTTTCTGCTGGGTTTAAGCGCCAGTTTGGGATTACCCCTAGCCAGTGTCTAGCAGGAAAAATCCAGGCACAATAA
- a CDS encoding AraC family transcriptional regulator, which translates to MDVATMGMPKTLTNADIIAFLQSNRDSDTLPHITQDEQCIALPVQFGSGYIRRHLLQPGLILDIADVELNYNHVNRIQVHSPQMPLTASFYLSGQAVVTNEALPTPQTEQAGNNYLYHLPQTAEIEKYHANQRIYCLKLYFELDHFPQLNLQHLAAQSSNLSQPIHTPYPLYCKNPTTPRMHLVLEQLVTCPFQGMARNVYLAGKALELLGLQLEALSTSALPSSLHPTDVEQIHKARHILIQNYLHPPSLLELARQVGINDRKLKQGFRYVFGTSVFNYLYQYRMDKARQLLTSGQWTVTETAHAVGYASRTAFVAAFTKQFKVNPNTYRP; encoded by the coding sequence ATGGATGTCGCCACCATGGGTATGCCTAAAACCCTCACCAACGCAGATATTATTGCTTTTCTACAGAGCAATCGTGACTCCGATACCCTGCCCCATATCACTCAGGATGAACAATGTATTGCACTTCCGGTCCAGTTTGGCAGTGGATATATACGACGACACCTCTTACAGCCAGGCCTAATCTTAGATATTGCTGATGTTGAACTGAACTATAACCATGTCAATCGCATTCAGGTCCATTCTCCCCAGATGCCTCTGACCGCTAGTTTTTATCTATCAGGGCAGGCAGTTGTAACCAATGAAGCTTTACCCACTCCTCAAACAGAACAGGCTGGCAACAACTATTTATACCATTTACCTCAAACTGCTGAAATTGAGAAATATCATGCAAATCAGCGGATCTATTGCTTAAAACTCTATTTTGAGTTGGACCATTTTCCACAACTCAATCTCCAACACCTCGCTGCCCAATCATCGAATTTAAGCCAGCCCATTCACACCCCCTATCCCCTGTACTGCAAAAATCCAACGACACCTAGAATGCACTTAGTGCTTGAACAACTGGTGACTTGTCCCTTTCAAGGAATGGCCAGAAATGTTTATCTTGCAGGCAAAGCCCTTGAGCTTCTGGGGTTGCAATTGGAAGCCCTCAGCACGTCTGCACTTCCTAGCTCTCTTCATCCCACCGATGTTGAACAGATCCACAAAGCCCGTCACATCTTAATTCAGAACTACTTGCATCCTCCATCTCTGCTCGAATTAGCCCGTCAAGTGGGTATCAACGATCGCAAACTCAAGCAGGGGTTTCGCTACGTCTTTGGCACCTCTGTCTTTAACTACTTGTACCAGTACCGCATGGATAAAGCCCGCCAACTGCTCACCTCCGGTCAATGGACTGTGACGGAAACGGCCCATGCTGTGGGTTATGCCAGTCGAACCGCCTTTGTAGCCGCCTTTACGAAGCAGTTTAAGGTGAACCCCAACACCTATCGCCCTTAG
- a CDS encoding NAD(P)/FAD-dependent oxidoreductase yields the protein MDTYEFDVVIIGGGPAGCTCALYTSRANFKTVILDKNPAVGALAITHKIANYPGVAGDVSGEELLAVMREQAIEFGTHYQQAQVFGLDITGAQKKVYTPEGTFVGRSIVLATGAMGRKASFDGEADFLGRGVSYCATCDAAFYQDRPVAVVGLNREAIEEAQVLTKFSSMVHWLTVKTPPAEDAHAQDLLSLPNVKHWSRSRLLSIQGSDMGVTGVQVKVRDQEDPLSLEVDGVFVYQNGSKPVTDFVGDQVEFNEDGGVKVDELMATSTDGVWAIGDIRNTPFKQAVVAAGDGCVAAMSIDRYLNSRKLFKPDWDHS from the coding sequence TTGGATACCTACGAGTTTGATGTTGTAATTATTGGTGGTGGCCCTGCAGGCTGTACCTGTGCTCTTTATACATCACGAGCGAATTTCAAGACTGTTATTTTAGACAAAAACCCTGCGGTTGGCGCTCTGGCAATTACCCATAAAATTGCTAACTACCCTGGCGTTGCTGGTGATGTCAGTGGTGAAGAACTGCTGGCTGTAATGAGAGAGCAAGCGATTGAATTCGGCACTCACTATCAACAAGCACAAGTTTTTGGTCTGGATATTACTGGTGCCCAGAAAAAGGTTTACACCCCAGAAGGGACATTTGTGGGGCGGTCAATTGTCCTAGCCACAGGAGCAATGGGACGTAAGGCATCTTTTGACGGAGAAGCTGACTTTCTAGGTCGGGGGGTGAGTTACTGCGCCACCTGTGATGCTGCTTTTTATCAAGATCGCCCTGTTGCAGTGGTAGGACTGAACCGAGAAGCCATAGAAGAAGCCCAAGTGCTCACTAAATTTTCATCTATGGTTCACTGGCTGACCGTGAAGACTCCTCCGGCTGAGGATGCACATGCTCAGGATTTGCTGAGTTTACCCAATGTGAAACATTGGAGCCGATCCAGACTGCTGTCCATTCAGGGGAGCGATATGGGGGTCACAGGGGTTCAAGTCAAAGTCAGAGATCAAGAAGATCCGCTGTCTTTAGAGGTTGATGGGGTGTTTGTCTATCAGAATGGGTCCAAACCCGTCACTGATTTTGTCGGCGATCAGGTTGAGTTCAATGAAGACGGCGGGGTAAAGGTTGATGAACTGATGGCAACCAGTACGGATGGTGTATGGGCGATTGGAGATATCCGCAATACCCCTTTTAAGCAAGCGGTTGTGGCAGCTGGCGATGGATGTGTGGCAGCCATGTCTATTGATCGTTATCTCAATAGTCGTAAGCTGTTTAAGCCAGATTGGGATCATTCCTAA
- a CDS encoding TonB-dependent siderophore receptor, giving the protein MTRVEGNILIAEIASAMLTEPFSQAQPAVGIKQVNVKPLAGDRVQVEIVGTDAPPIAEVSSVKAGLVMAVVLGTADFAEESEVEITVTADRQDEGYNPSNSSVGTRTNTPLKDVPRTVQVIPRRVIEDQQANNINEALENVPGVVPGNSSRTPFVVPVIRGFGGFSGVNDLFRRDGLRDPFISSSAGETANVERIEVLRGPASVLYGQGTPGGVVNIVTKKPLSEPLYEIGGSIGSFDTYRGMADLSGPLNESGTLRYRLNLAAGTEGSFVDFYDRDRYVAAVVLDWQLSEDTKLMFDAEYSRFRQNTNAFGLPAVGTVLDNPNGEIPRERDLGDPDADERKTDLYRVGLNLEHKFSENWQIRSAFNAGFRLSDEFAVFEFGLQDDNRTLDRGFFDSTEGFDISAYTLDTYIKGKFKTGSIQHQLVTGVELSQEVTTSTDNVFGETTPIDVFNPEYGNLVFTPIANFDDRERKRGLGLYIQDQISLLDNLTLVLGGRFDVVSVKNDDFINVTTEFQQNKAFSPQVGIVYKPIAPISLYASYSRSFQQEVGRSFDNSIFSPQRGTQYEVGAKADINDRLSATLAFYDLTRSNVLTTDPNNPQFEIQAGEQSSRGIEFNIAGEILPGWNITAGYAYNDAHITEDNTFVEGNRLNNAPANAVSLWTTYRISKGSLSGLGFGLGLFYVDERQGDLDNTFSLPDYLRTDAAIFYERDQFKAAVNVRNLFDIDYFEAAENDLRVSPAEPITVLVTLSWKF; this is encoded by the coding sequence GTGACTCGGGTAGAAGGCAATATCTTGATTGCAGAGATTGCCAGTGCGATGCTTACAGAACCTTTCTCTCAGGCTCAGCCAGCAGTAGGAATTAAGCAGGTTAACGTGAAGCCTTTGGCTGGAGACCGGGTGCAGGTAGAAATTGTGGGCACAGATGCTCCACCCATAGCTGAGGTGTCATCGGTTAAGGCAGGACTGGTGATGGCGGTGGTACTAGGGACAGCAGACTTTGCCGAGGAGAGTGAAGTTGAGATTACGGTGACGGCAGATCGGCAGGATGAAGGGTATAACCCGTCAAATTCTAGTGTGGGGACACGAACAAACACTCCCTTAAAGGATGTACCTCGAACCGTTCAGGTGATCCCTCGCCGAGTTATTGAAGATCAGCAAGCTAATAACATTAATGAAGCTCTTGAGAACGTACCGGGTGTTGTACCAGGCAACTCTTCCAGAACACCTTTTGTCGTTCCAGTCATTCGAGGATTTGGCGGTTTTTCTGGAGTCAACGACCTTTTCCGCAGAGATGGTTTAAGAGATCCATTTATATCCAGTTCTGCGGGGGAAACCGCTAATGTTGAGCGTATTGAGGTACTACGTGGCCCTGCCTCTGTGCTGTATGGTCAGGGTACTCCAGGAGGTGTTGTTAACATCGTTACCAAAAAACCCCTGAGTGAACCACTTTATGAAATTGGTGGCTCTATCGGTAGCTTTGATACCTACCGGGGTATGGCCGACTTATCTGGCCCTCTCAATGAGAGTGGAACACTGCGGTATCGTCTCAACTTGGCCGCTGGGACAGAAGGAAGCTTCGTTGACTTTTATGACCGCGACCGCTACGTCGCTGCTGTTGTATTGGACTGGCAATTAAGTGAAGATACTAAGCTGATGTTTGATGCTGAATACAGCAGATTTCGACAAAATACAAACGCCTTTGGCCTACCCGCAGTTGGGACGGTTCTAGATAACCCTAATGGTGAGATTCCGCGTGAACGGGATCTTGGAGATCCCGATGCTGATGAAAGGAAGACCGATCTGTATCGTGTAGGTCTCAATCTTGAACATAAATTCAGCGAAAACTGGCAGATTCGCAGTGCCTTTAATGCAGGATTTCGACTTTCAGATGAGTTTGCAGTTTTTGAATTTGGCCTGCAGGACGACAATCGCACTTTAGACAGAGGCTTTTTTGATTCGACAGAAGGGTTTGACATCAGTGCCTATACACTCGATACCTACATCAAAGGCAAATTTAAGACCGGCAGTATTCAGCATCAACTCGTTACTGGTGTCGAATTATCGCAGGAAGTAACAACTAGCACTGATAACGTTTTCGGAGAAACAACACCAATTGATGTATTCAATCCAGAATATGGAAATTTAGTTTTTACCCCCATCGCAAATTTCGATGATAGAGAAAGAAAAAGAGGTCTTGGCCTCTACATTCAAGACCAAATTTCTCTGCTGGATAATCTCACCCTAGTTTTGGGTGGTCGCTTTGATGTTGTCAGTGTTAAAAATGATGATTTTATCAATGTGACGACGGAGTTTCAGCAAAATAAAGCCTTTAGCCCTCAAGTGGGGATTGTTTACAAACCTATTGCGCCTATTTCCCTCTATGCCAGCTATAGCCGCTCATTTCAGCAGGAAGTAGGGAGATCATTTGACAATTCAATTTTTAGTCCTCAGCGTGGTACTCAATACGAAGTTGGTGCTAAGGCAGACATTAATGATCGGCTGTCAGCAACATTAGCTTTCTATGATTTGACACGGTCTAATGTACTCACCACAGATCCTAATAATCCACAATTTGAGATTCAAGCGGGTGAGCAGAGTAGCCGAGGCATTGAATTCAATATTGCGGGCGAGATTCTACCTGGATGGAACATCACAGCAGGCTATGCTTACAACGATGCCCACATTACTGAAGACAATACCTTTGTAGAAGGCAATCGCTTAAATAATGCTCCAGCAAATGCTGTCAGTTTGTGGACCACCTATCGTATTTCTAAAGGCAGTTTGTCTGGTCTAGGGTTTGGGCTTGGACTATTTTATGTAGATGAGCGTCAGGGTGATTTAGACAATACCTTTTCGCTCCCTGATTATTTGCGTACAGATGCAGCAATTTTTTACGAACGCGATCAGTTCAAAGCGGCTGTAAACGTGCGTAACCTGTTTGATATCGATTACTTTGAAGCTGCTGAAAACGATCTCCGGGTTTCTCCAGCTGAGCCAATTACAGTCTTAGTTACCTTGTCTTGGAAGTTTTGA
- a CDS encoding alpha/beta fold hydrolase encodes MDPELVSTFDALWLCVNPRLKKFDWSLCQQLKQYAHVKFWSYHQTADEPCSIQTALALLHQDIQHQSQPIHLLGHGLSGTLGLLYARYNPQAVKSLTLLSVGANPSVGWHAHYYKMRELLPCSREAILFQMVTMLFGAMSTDRTMALASLLATILDTELAPHSLAHRNELAPGGVEPSLLVCHGEHDAVVDPHAHAQWQPWLKTGDRLWSCPQGRHFFHYDHPSRTSQIILEFWQQVASMSSAFLPSDTEQLITTLLCKGMNNSVLLPGD; translated from the coding sequence ATGGACCCCGAGCTTGTGAGTACTTTTGATGCACTCTGGTTATGTGTTAACCCCCGCCTCAAAAAATTTGACTGGAGTTTATGCCAACAGCTCAAGCAATATGCCCATGTGAAATTTTGGAGCTACCATCAAACGGCGGATGAACCTTGCTCTATACAAACTGCCTTAGCATTACTCCACCAGGATATCCAACATCAATCACAGCCCATTCATCTGTTAGGGCACGGGCTCAGCGGTACATTGGGGTTGCTGTATGCTCGCTACAATCCCCAAGCTGTCAAATCGTTAACTTTACTATCCGTTGGGGCGAATCCATCTGTAGGTTGGCATGCCCACTACTACAAGATGAGGGAGCTTTTACCCTGTAGTCGAGAGGCAATTTTATTCCAAATGGTGACCATGCTATTCGGCGCTATGAGTACTGACCGAACGATGGCATTGGCATCACTCTTAGCCACCATCCTAGATACTGAATTGGCTCCGCACTCCTTGGCCCATCGCAATGAGTTAGCACCTGGAGGAGTAGAGCCTTCATTACTCGTGTGTCATGGCGAACATGATGCTGTGGTTGACCCGCACGCTCATGCACAATGGCAACCCTGGCTTAAAACTGGCGATCGTTTATGGAGCTGCCCCCAAGGACGGCATTTTTTCCATTATGATCATCCCAGTCGGACGAGCCAAATCATTTTAGAATTTTGGCAACAGGTCGCATCAATGTCCTCTGCATTCCTACCCTCCGACACGGAACAGCTCATAACGACGCTGTTATGTAAGGGAATGAACAATTCTGTCCTACTGCCTGGAGACTAA
- a CDS encoding IS630 family transposase — MLAQFKLRFTQSTRKKIEAKLRQAYGSQNLRLVKRISALLQLGQGGSVAQVAETLALGEQTIRDYLHAFLKRGIASFRYKASQGRRSKLTPRQRQQLKSWIKAGPLKAGYECGCWSALMVQDLIAKRFNVSYHPHYVSTLLRNLGFSFQRARFVAAHLNEAKRQEWMTHKWPEILRLSAAKDALILFGDEASFAQWGSLSYTWSLRGDQPTLPTSGKRKAYKVFGLIDYHSGQFFYQGQTGRFNSEGYTAFLTQVLQQTHKHIILIQDGARYHTSKATKQFFDQQSARLTPFQLPTYSPDFNPIEFLWKKLKKRSTHLRFFKQFDDLVQQVDEGLLYFSQTPNEITVLMGKYCKTLGTQAA; from the coding sequence ATGCTCGCACAATTCAAACTGCGCTTTACCCAATCAACACGCAAAAAGATTGAAGCTAAACTGCGCCAGGCATACGGGAGTCAGAATTTACGTCTGGTCAAACGTATTAGTGCTTTATTGCAGCTTGGTCAAGGTGGTTCAGTGGCACAGGTAGCTGAAACATTGGCACTAGGCGAACAAACGATCAGGGATTATCTGCATGCATTTCTAAAACGAGGTATCGCTAGCTTTAGATACAAAGCGTCTCAAGGACGTCGCAGCAAACTCACTCCACGGCAACGACAACAGCTCAAGTCATGGATTAAAGCAGGTCCGCTCAAAGCTGGATACGAGTGTGGTTGTTGGAGTGCATTAATGGTTCAAGACCTGATTGCGAAACGCTTCAATGTTTCCTATCATCCCCATTATGTGAGTACTCTACTGAGGAACTTAGGCTTTTCATTTCAAAGAGCACGGTTTGTTGCAGCTCATCTCAATGAAGCCAAGCGACAAGAATGGATGACACACAAATGGCCTGAGATTTTGCGTTTATCAGCAGCCAAAGATGCCCTAATTTTATTTGGGGATGAGGCCAGTTTTGCGCAGTGGGGGTCGTTAAGCTACACCTGGAGTCTTCGTGGAGACCAGCCAACATTGCCCACCAGTGGTAAACGGAAGGCTTACAAGGTGTTTGGATTAATTGATTATCATTCTGGTCAGTTCTTCTATCAAGGTCAGACGGGACGCTTCAATTCTGAAGGGTATACTGCTTTTCTAACTCAAGTACTCCAGCAGACTCACAAGCATATTATTCTCATTCAGGACGGGGCTAGATATCACACCAGTAAAGCAACTAAGCAGTTCTTTGACCAGCAATCCGCTCGCCTTACTCCTTTCCAATTACCCACATATTCTCCTGACTTCAACCCAATTGAATTCTTGTGGAAGAAACTCAAAAAACGCAGCACACACCTACGGTTCTTCAAGCAATTTGATGACTTAGTTCAGCAGGTCGATGAGGGGCTACTGTACTTTAGTCAGACTCCCAATGAAATTACTGTCTTAATGGGCAAATATTGCAAAACCTTGGGTACACAAGCTGCCTAG
- a CDS encoding FecCD family ABC transporter permease, producing the protein MKVSTVPARRQLIQSPLPLGLGLVLGIGLLGVCVMASIGLGVADISPRTVYQALTAFDGSTDQLIIRTVRIPRSITALLVGSSISVAGAMMQGLTRNPLADPGILGINSGAALAVVGSVFWLGTTSLKVYAGFALLGAAIAAITVYALGSLGRGGLTPLNLTIAGAAFTALVSSITTGVLILSQRTLEEIRFWLAGSIAGRDLNLVVQVLPYLAVGMVIALSLGKQLTTLSLGEDIAQGLGQNTAWIKVTAAVSIILLAGGSVAIAGPIGFVGLVVPHIVRFWVGVDYRWILPYAAIVGAILLLIADIGARLVIQPQELPVGLVMPLLGAPFFIYLTRWQVKR; encoded by the coding sequence ATTAAAGTGTCTACTGTTCCTGCTCGGCGTCAGTTGATCCAGTCCCCTCTTCCACTAGGATTGGGCTTGGTGCTGGGCATCGGACTGCTAGGGGTTTGTGTGATGGCCAGTATAGGACTGGGGGTCGCTGATATCAGTCCCAGAACCGTGTATCAAGCTCTAACAGCTTTTGATGGGTCGACGGATCAACTGATTATTCGAACGGTTCGAATTCCTCGCTCTATTACTGCATTGCTGGTAGGCAGTTCCATTTCTGTAGCAGGAGCCATGATGCAGGGGCTTACGCGCAATCCCCTCGCTGATCCGGGCATTTTAGGGATTAATTCCGGAGCGGCATTGGCTGTCGTCGGATCAGTGTTTTGGTTAGGCACGACTTCCCTTAAGGTTTATGCGGGATTTGCCCTGCTGGGGGCTGCAATCGCAGCCATCACAGTTTATGCTCTGGGTTCCCTAGGACGAGGTGGATTGACCCCTCTCAATCTAACGATTGCTGGGGCTGCGTTTACGGCCTTGGTGTCATCCATAACCACTGGTGTTCTCATTCTGAGTCAGCGAACCTTGGAAGAGATCCGATTTTGGTTAGCAGGGTCGATCGCAGGCCGCGATTTAAACTTAGTGGTCCAAGTTTTACCCTATCTAGCCGTGGGAATGGTGATTGCCCTATCCCTGGGGAAACAGCTCACGACCCTAAGCTTGGGTGAGGATATTGCCCAAGGCTTAGGTCAGAACACTGCCTGGATCAAAGTGACTGCGGCGGTGAGCATTATTTTGTTGGCAGGTGGCTCCGTTGCGATCGCAGGTCCGATCGGGTTTGTGGGCCTGGTTGTTCCCCATATTGTGCGGTTTTGGGTGGGGGTCGATTACCGCTGGATTTTGCCCTATGCCGCCATTGTCGGAGCCATCTTATTGCTGATCGCTGATATTGGGGCACGATTAGTGATTCAGCCCCAAGAACTACCTGTGGGACTGGTAATGCCTCTTTTGGGTGCCCCCTTCTTTATTTACTTAACGCGCTGGCAGGTGAAGCGGTAA